Below is a genomic region from Leucoraja erinacea ecotype New England chromosome 31, Leri_hhj_1, whole genome shotgun sequence.
GGTGTTATTGATctttgtctatctctctctcattgTCCTTTACATCATGCCCAGAAGCTTCACCCCaggagaagtgatgttgttcttATCAGGGTTAAGCATAGTGACTAACCAGCTCATCAAACGCTCCTTGACCTTTGGAGATAGCAGATGTGATCCTCTTGCATCATTTCTATTGGTGGCTGTGGTTGGCACGGCACTCCTGGGACTGATTTTTACTATTTTGTACTGTTTCATGGACTCAGAGACGTGGGTTTCCTCACTGATCTTCCACGTAATGGTGATTATTTTTGGTTTGGGAATTATGGCACCATGGTTCTACCGACTGACCAGGAATGATCTTTTTGTTTGGTTTCTCAAGTTCCTCATCAGTACACGAACCAGGATCTACCTACTCAGCTGCTGGTTCACCCTGGCAATTGTTGCTACAGTCATTGTTTTTTACCAGAACCTTAAGCAATCATCTACATCCAAAGATTACAAAGCTTCCACTGTTGTAAGGAAAATCTTTCATGCCATTTTAGTGGCAACCTACGTCCCAGGCCTCATCTTTGAtcgtcagttgctctacatcgctGCTGTGTTTTGTTTTGCTGCATTTGTGGTGTTGGAATACATAAGGCATTTTAGGATCAAACCATTTGGCATGACATTGAGATCAATGCTGACCCTGTTCCTTGATGGCCGTGATAGCGGGCCCTTGATCCTAACACATATTTACCTGCTGCTGGGGTTAACCCTGCCCGTTTGGCTGTTTCCTGGAGTTTTTGTTCCCAAAAGTTCTTTTCCTGGGGAGATAGCTTTGGCTCCGTATGCTGGAGTCCTGgctgttgggattggtgatgcCATGGCTTCTGTTTTTGGAAGCACAATGGGGGAGGTTAAATGGCCTGGAACGAAGAAAACCTTTGAAGGAACAGCGACCTCTGTGTTTGCCCAGATCATTGCTGTTGCTTTGATTTTGATCTTTGATAAAACAGTGAGTCTGAATGGCAGCTACACCTGGATTGTGGGATCCATTACTATCGTCTCTCTTCTGGAAGCATACACTGATCAAATAGACAATCTTTTTTTGCCTTTGTATCTTTTCATTATGCTGATGGTGTGAAGGGGATTACTGGCATGACTGACTTTGCAGTTAATGTGTTGTGTTTTCCTGCTCTCAGTGTACCACTGTTAAAATCAGAAGAAATCTATCATTTTGTATCTAGCTGAATTAACTTATTAATTTTTTCAGAAGTGATCCCGTCAAGTTAATAGCTAACTAATAAATTAAGTGTAATTGATAACAAAACTACAAATGAGTGCAATAGACTTCTCCAATGATAATTCGTAAACAGAAAGATTCCCAGGTGCATACTGAGCTAACTAGTTTCAATGTTTTCAAGGCAGTTGGATAAAAACAAATCAGCCAAATTCTCTTTCCACAATAGGTTGAATTTTCAAAGAAGGGGGGATATATTAACGTTCAAGACATAGATCTCTAAGACAGGTGACTGAGGAATTATACCAAAACACCCAAATGACGAGTGATCATATTGTTTTCATGTATAGCTCGCCCAACACAgttcattttgctgaaaaaatgaAAGAATTGCTGTGGTACTTTGCAGTTTGATAAAaaatatacataaataaaatgaTCCAACAATCTTTATTATCCACAACCACTTTCTTAATAATTCTAAGCTTCAATTTGCATGCAAAACAATTGCAACTGTTGTGAAGTTCAGCtgagcaggcagcatctgaacAATAGAAAATCTTTCCCCTTACTCCTCATGTCCTTCCCAACCATCCCTACAATTTCAAATGAagatgggaggggagaaattaggtagtgtgttttaaaaaagcaAATTTTGACTGAAGAGAAACATATTTGTCATACCATGGATCTGAAGATTTTGCCAAATACATGCCTGAAAGCTAGACTGAACAATTTCTAGTGTTTGTGGTAAATAGAAAACAGAACTATAAAATATATTTAGTGAGACAATGGtaggagaaaaatgctggaatttATTATGAAAGAAttgctaaaatgtttttttttaaataggattGACAAAAGATTAATGaaagaaatcatgtttgacatatCCGGTTTAATTTTTTTAAGGTTGTAAATAACATAATAGGAAGAGTGAACCAGTTGATGCAGTGTATATAATTAGTGTATACAGCCCTCAATAGAGTGCACGGTATGAGCAAGTATACTGGCCAGGACTGAGGATTAGTTAATAAGATATATAACAAGGGTTGGGATAACAGGTAATTTTCTTGATTTTGGAGAATGTGGGGTGCcatagggttggggttagggcccCATCTGTATCAAAGGTTTGGTTGAGGATATCAAATATTAAATATCCATGTTTGTTGGTGTAcaaaatagtcaagtcaagtttattcgtcacatacacatacgagatgtgcagtgaaatgaaaagtggcaatgcttgcgtactttgtgcaaaaaacaaacaaacaaccaaacaaactataaacacaatcatgaacacacacatattcttttacatattaaatattggaaggaaaaatgttcagtaaagttagtccctggtgagataggagttcacagtccgaatggcctctgggaagaaactccttctcaacctctccgttctcacagcatggcaacggaggcgtttgcctgaccgtagcagctggaacagtccgttacatgggtggaaggggtctcccatgattttattggctctggagttgcacctcctgatgtatagttcctgcaggggggcgagtgaagttcccatagtgcgttcggccgaatgcactactctctgcagagccttcttgtcctgggcagagcaattcccaaaccagatggtaatatttccggacaagatgctttcgacagccgctgcgtagaagcactggaggatggcAATGTGGTCAGAGAGGATGCAGAAAGGCTTTGGGGATGTGGAAAATTTGGCATGGctcatggcagatgcaatatagtgTGGAAAATGTAAAGCCATCTGTTTTGATTGAAAAGATAAAAGGTGAAGTATTCTTCAAATGATGAGATATTGATAAATGTTGTTAAAAGACACTTTTAGCAGCGAGCAACTAGATAGGCATTGGAAAGTTGGCTATGATTGCATGAGGTTGTGAGTACGAATAGAGATGTACTGTACCAGGGTCCTGATGAAATTATATCTGGAATAGCGCCTATGTGTCCGGTCCTAGTGAAGGATAAACATGTGACAGAAGGAGGTGTAGCAAACGTTGCGATCCTATTTTGGGGTGGCAACGATAAAACATTCTGTCTAGGATGTCCACAACtagttacattttcaaaataaGAGTTCAGGACAGATGAGAATACATTTTTACAGAGGGTACTGattttttggaattctctactcgAGAGTTGTGAAGGCTCAGTGTGGGAGTATATTCCAAACATCAATAGATTTATGCAGGTTTtgtttcattattgtcacgtcccaagtacagtgaaaagctttgttttgcatgctatccaaacagatatgCCAtaaatagatacaatcagttccaaCTCGAGTACATTAGatagagcagaggggaagatTGGTTATAATTTGCAGCATTGTAGTGTCGCCCGTTCcttaggcaaagtccaatgtctttaATGGGGTTGAGGTGTATCGAACAGTACCCCAGctgatggaaggaccattcagtgcCTAATAACggaggggagaagctgttcccgagtctagcGGTGAGTGTTTTACCAAGCGAATGAAGGAATGTGCAGATAGTGTAAGAAAGTAGTGTTAGGTTAAAAGATCAACCACAATCTAAACCACAAATTTATATCTTATGAAGATGCAGCTACCCGGAGAAATTTGTCTGCATTTCCTGCCTAATTTACTTTCATGAGATAGACCTTCTATCCTAGGTACCAATCATCACTGTGCTCTATTTATACATATCAATCTCCATGATCGACACAATCTCTGATTGACACAATTAACTGCAGTtgttggaattttgagcaaaacacaaagtatagTTTGAGTAGGATGTCCATGTTAACTCTGTTGTTGCTATTGTTTTCTAAGAGTCCTAATTTAATACTAATCCTAAAGAGATTCCAGTCAGTATTCCAGAACTGTATTTTGTTCCAGATGAATTAAGCATAATTCACAGAATACAACAAGGATACTTTGTTGCATCATTTTGCTGGAATATTGATCAATTCAGGATTTGAGGCTAGGAGAGTGTATGAGGCAAACTAAACATTTCCCCCCGTAATGTATTTTCTCCTATGTTTTCAATGATGTACTTTGCTGTGAAATGTTTGTGGTTTAAGAAATTCACTGAACTTTTCTGAACAATTGTATATAATGGAATGAAATTAGGAAATGGAAGATTACACAGGTCCATAATGCATGTTTGTAAAATAAACCTCAAATGAATGCAATTACAGGTTACTTTGTTAATAATTAAACTGTGAATAAAAGACAAATTCTGAAATAAattactgcaagtgctgtaaatcTGAAGTCCAAACAAATGTGTTATATTCTCAACAAATCGtgcagcatctttggtgagagAAACATGGTTAAGTGTTTCAGGCCAATGACTTTTCACCAGAAATGGGAAAAGTTAGAAATAATTTGGAAATTGCAAAAAAGAGGAGGACAAAGCCCATCTATTGGAAGAAGCCAATAAGGGCAAGTGAACAACAAACGTATGTGGATGAAAATAGGATATGAATAGATTCTAAAACATTATAAGGGAGAGGGAGAATAAAACATGAAAGCTGAAAATGGAAGATACAAGACTAGAATAGCCAATTATGTGTCAGTTGTTGAATTCATGGTGACTCCAAAACTCTAATCTGCCAGGGCAGAAATTGACAAGCTGTCATCCCTTCTGATCGATTCAGGTGCTAACACTTCGTTCTTCAACTAATCCAATAGGATTTCTATTTATCTCTCACATCCCAGTACATTTGTTTGCACTCTCAAAAGCAATTGCTCCCACTTACCATATGATCACCTCCATGGTTATTCACAGAAAAACTCAGTGATTGGATCCATTCCTCAGGAATCATCCACATGAGGGAGCGAAACAGGAAAGATCAAATAAGCAAAAGTAAAACAGAAGAAATTCCACAACAAATGTATtcctaaaaataaaagagaagaagtacaacatagcaaagatgaccgggaagccagaggattgggtaacatttAAGGAGCAGCAGAAGatcactaaaaaggcaatacggggagaaaagatgaggtacaaaggtaagctagccaagaatataaagaaggatagtaaaatcttctttaggtatgtgaagaggaaaaaattagttaagaccaaagttggaccctcaagaattgaaaaaggtgaatttattatggagaacaaggaaatggcagatgagttgaacaggtactttggatctgtcttcactaaggaggacataaacaatcttcctgatgtacaagtggccagaggagctacttatctgaaaatgtcatgctttatttctcaagttattactgaaaatgttcaaaaatctgataaAACGTTGAATTTAAAAACGACTGTctttcactgatgacgtcacaatgggtctgcgtgccgtcttccacgcgctgcgagtgacgtcacccaccccccctcccccccccccccccccccccccccccccccccccccccccccccccccgttattcaaaagacgctgcCGGAGATGAAGTCGGCCCCTGCACTTTAGTCGCCGAACTCGCAgtcccattttgcagcacacaaagaaagaatacagactcaggatgtgtacgtccccattagagtgaaaaagtgaaaaacaaagcaggcaaacataaggaagcttggctgacaagggacattgagacgttagtcaaaaacaagaaggatgcatgggacagatataggcagctgggatgaagtgcatccctggaggagttttgggaactaagcagcaaactaaaaaagatcagaagggcaaaaaggggccaggggatagctctggcgggtagcataaaagccaatcccaaaagattttatgaaTACATTAGGGGGAAATGAGTAactagagagtgggacctctcaggaatcaaagcggtcacctctgtgtggagccaaaggagatgggcaaggtcctcaatgagtatttctcctctgtatttaccgaggagaaagacagtaggacggaggaaattggagcagtcactggaaatgTCAGGGTTACCGttgaggaagtactgaaggtactatcgtgtttgaaggtagacaaatccccagggcctgatcagatatatctgaggacattgcgggaaactagagaagaaattgctggagccctgattgaaatttatgagttgtccttaaatacaggaggtgataga
It encodes:
- the dolk gene encoding dolichol kinase; translated protein: MLKNPVFVESFIVFIIVLSVHAVIWNRFSWCTLALAVQAYYVQHKWDRLLKSGNAVFQYRPAFSSGLLPASVVLPLLGIVLKERWEMIGNVHFERFCIVCSAAGMAIALFVSLLVLGLTKPIPTNTSIVYGFAACAITYTFKHSLSVSEVIEILEVLLIFVYLSLIVLYIMPRSFTPGEVMLFLSGLSIVTNQLIKRSLTFGDSRCDPLASFLLVAVVGTALLGLIFTILYCFMDSETWVSSLIFHVMVIIFGLGIMAPWFYRLTRNDLFVWFLKFLISTRTRIYLLSCWFTLAIVATVIVFYQNLKQSSTSKDYKASTVVRKIFHAILVATYVPGLIFDRQLLYIAAVFCFAAFVVLEYIRHFRIKPFGMTLRSMLTLFLDGRDSGPLILTHIYLLLGLTLPVWLFPGVFVPKSSFPGEIALAPYAGVLAVGIGDAMASVFGSTMGEVKWPGTKKTFEGTATSVFAQIIAVALILIFDKTVSLNGSYTWIVGSITIVSLLEAYTDQIDNLFLPLYLFIMLMV